The DNA region ACGAGGACCGCTGCCGCGAGCACGGCCACGGCCAGCCGGCGGCGCAGCTCAGGCGAGCTGAACATCGAGCACGCTCCCGTCCGGCTTCACCTGCCAGGTCTGAATCGCGTTGTTGTGATAGACGGAGTTCACGCCCCGCACCTTGCGCAACGCAGCGATCGTCGGCTGGACATAGCCCGTCTCGTCGGTCACGCGGGACTCGATGAGGGCCGGACCGCCATCCCATCTCCAGGGCAGCGTGAATCTCGTCAGCGCCTTGGACAGCACCGGCTCCTCGAGCCTCGCTGGCTGGAAGTTCACGCCGCCGTCGAAGGAGATGTCGACCTGCCTGACCTTGCCGTTGCCGGTCCAGGCGAAGCCCCTGATCTCGTAGAGCCCCGGGCCCGATAGTGGCTTTTCCGGACAGGGAAAGGTGATCACCGACTTCGCGTCGAGAAGCCAGGTGAAGCCGCGCGACGTGCCGTCCGCCATGAGATCGGTGTATTTCGACGTCTCCTCGCGCGTGAACCAGGGCTGGTCGCCGAGCTTGATGCGCCGTAGCCATTTGACGCTGAGATTGCCGGCCCAGCCCGGCACGACGAGGCGCAGCGGATAGCCCTGCTCGGGGCGCAGCGCCTCGCCGTTCTGCGCATAGGCGACGAGGCAATCGTCGAGGCATTTCTCGATCGGCAGGCTGCGGTCCATATGGGCGCCGTCGGCCCCCTCGGCCAAAACCCATTTGGCCTCTTTCTTGAGGCCGACCTCGTCGAGCAAGGTCGAGAGCTTGACGCCGGTCCAGGCGGCGCAGCTGATCATGCCATGCGTGAATTGCAGCGAGTTCAGCTGCGCGGCACGCCACTCCATGCCGCCATTCGCCGGACACTCGATGAAATAGATGCGCGAGACCGAGGGGAACCGCATGATGTCGTTCATCGTCAGCAGCAGCGGACGCTCGACCAGCCCATGGATCATCAGCCGGTGCGTGTCCCGATCGACATCCGGCCGCCCCGAATGGTAGCGCTCGAAGAACAGGCCGTTCGGCGTGATGATGCCGTTCTGATCCTGGAGCGGCGAGAAGCTGACCGAGGATTGCGTTCCCGCCGTGAGCCAGGGGACGTTGCGCCGGATCACTCCGGCTTCCGCCTCGGCCGGCACGCCGTAAGGCCGGTCGACGACGCCCGGTCCCATCGATTGCGACCAGACCGGATCAGCGGGCGGAGACGCCTCGGCGCTCGCGGCGCGCGCCTGCCGGCTCGCACCGAGCGCCAGCGCACCGCCTGCCGACGCGAATTTGAGGAAAGATCGGCGCCCGAGCGAAAGCTTGCGCGCATCCTCAGGCTTCGTCGGCCCGCTCATGGCGTGCCCCGGTCGACGCCCGAGTCGGGCCGCATGCATCCTCCCCGAAATAGCCGCGAGCGGATCGATGCCGATCGCTCATTGATTCATTCAGGCGTATCGGTGATATCTAAATTAGTCAATGCTAATGTACTGGTGACACAGAGCTCACTTTGGACTGCCTGTCGCGGCGTTGCGATCGGTGCGGCTTGTGAGGTAAGGGACAGTGAGGCGCGCGGCGAGGGTGGCGATGAGAGCTTCGGCGGCCCTACAGAAAAACTTGCAGCCGGCCGAGGCTTCGGAGCTCAAGAAGCTTGCCAAGCAGGCCGGCAAGGCGGCGCGGCTGCTCAAATTGCTCGGCAATGAGAACCGGCTGTTGATCATGTGCCTCTTGGCGGTTCGCGGCGAGGTGACGGTCGGCGGCCTCGTCGAGGCCCTCGAGCTCAGCCAGTCGGCCTTGTCGCAGCATCTCGCGAGACTGCGCCGCGACGGCCTCATTGCCTTTCGTCGCCAGTCCCAGACGCTCCATTACCGGATCGCCGATCAGCGCGCCGCCCAGATTCTGGAAGTCCTCAAGGACATCTATTGCAAGGGCATGAAGTGACGCGGCGCGCCATGCGCATCTTTGACAATCACAGGGAAGGCCCGCGTCATGGAAAACGAAGAC from Rhizobiales bacterium GAS188 includes:
- a CDS encoding transcriptional regulator, ArsR family; translation: MRASAALQKNLQPAEASELKKLAKQAGKAARLLKLLGNENRLLIMCLLAVRGEVTVGGLVEALELSQSALSQHLARLRRDGLIAFRRQSQTLHYRIADQRAAQILEVLKDIYCKGMK
- a CDS encoding sulfur dehydrogenase subunit SoxC, which gives rise to MSGPTKPEDARKLSLGRRSFLKFASAGGALALGASRQARAASAEASPPADPVWSQSMGPGVVDRPYGVPAEAEAGVIRRNVPWLTAGTQSSVSFSPLQDQNGIITPNGLFFERYHSGRPDVDRDTHRLMIHGLVERPLLLTMNDIMRFPSVSRIYFIECPANGGMEWRAAQLNSLQFTHGMISCAAWTGVKLSTLLDEVGLKKEAKWVLAEGADGAHMDRSLPIEKCLDDCLVAYAQNGEALRPEQGYPLRLVVPGWAGNLSVKWLRRIKLGDQPWFTREETSKYTDLMADGTSRGFTWLLDAKSVITFPCPEKPLSGPGLYEIRGFAWTGNGKVRQVDISFDGGVNFQPARLEEPVLSKALTRFTLPWRWDGGPALIESRVTDETGYVQPTIAALRKVRGVNSVYHNNAIQTWQVKPDGSVLDVQLA